The proteins below come from a single Solanum stenotomum isolate F172 unplaced genomic scaffold, ASM1918654v1 scaffold13383, whole genome shotgun sequence genomic window:
- the LOC125850067 gene encoding aspartic proteinase CDR1-like: MSKTMANCVTNYSFFTIFVILLSSIFQFTKAMNNVFSIDLIHRDSPNSPFYDPSLSFTERMNNSFHRSFNRSISLCSPSSSVVVASNNGEYLMRYSIGTPPVHTLGVADTGSDLTWTQCLPCKNCFKQQSRIFNPKKSSTYKPLHCSSKMCHATNFPTSCNRMKKKTCRYHVRYGDNSYSIGDLATETIRFGSSKNKRVKLKKTVIGCGHNNAGTFSGDKESGIVGLGGGKFSLISQMGSSIGGKFSYCLAPFYQQKTYIPKSKIHFGTDGFVPGDTVVTTPLARKFPATYYFLTLEGVSVGKERLDFRNVSFSYGEGNIIIDSGTVLTLFSPEIYVKLESMVKSAIKLPTVADPTGSLNLCYKSLSIDKIPIITMHFIGADLRLGPWNTFVATSDSSMCFAFAASYGGQIFGNIAQMNFLVGYDLKNKRVSFKATDCSK; this comes from the coding sequence ATGTCTAAAACAATGGCAAATTGTGTGacaaattattcatttttcaccATCTTTGTTATTCTACTTTCTTCAATATTTCAATTCACAAAAGCTATGAACAATGTTTTTAGCATTGATCTCATTCATAGAGATTCACCAAACTCCCCCTTTTATGATCCTTCCTTAAGTTTTACGGAGCGAATGAACAATTCATTTCATCGCTCATTCAATCGTTCCATTAGTCTTTGTTCGCCCTCATCCTCTGTCGTTGTTGCTTCCAACAACGGAGAGTATCTCATGAGATACTCCATAGGTACGCCTCCTGTGCATACCTTAGGGGTCGCTGATACTGGCAGCGACCTCACATGGACTCAATGTTTACCCTGTAAAAATTGCTTCAAGCAACAATCTCGCATCTTCAACCCAAAAAAATCATCAACTTATAAACCCTTACATTGCAGTTCGAAAATGTGTCACGCCACCAATTTTCCAACGTCCTGCAACaggatgaagaagaagacctGCAGGTATCACGTCAGGTACGGAGATAATTCGTACAGCATTGGTGATTTAGCAACAGAGACGATACGATTTGGATCATCGAAAAACAAACgagtgaaattgaagaaaacagTTATTGGATGTGGACACAATAATGCAGGTACATTCAGTGGTGACAAAGAATCAGGGATTGTAGGGCTTGGAGGTGGAAAATTTTCGTTAATTTCCCAAATGGGTTCGTCAATTGGGGGAAAATTCTCCTACTGTTTAGCTCCGTTTTATCAACAGAAAACCTATATTCCTAAAAGCAAAATCCATTTTGGTACAGACGGATTTGTTCCAGGAGATACAGTTGTTACAACACCATTAGCTCGAAAATTCCCAGCAACGTACTATTTTCTCACACTGGAAGGTGTTAGTGTGGGTAAAGAAAGATTGGATTTCCGAAATGTGTCATTCTCTTACGGAGAAGGTAACATTATTATCGATTCAGGCACAGTTTTAACTCTGTTTTCGCCTGAAATCTACGTGAAACTGGAATCAATGGTGAAGAGTGCAATCAAGCTGCCCACTGTGGCGGATCCAACTGGTTCTTTAAATTTGTGCTACAAATCTCTTTCCATCGATAAAATTCCGATAATTACGATGCATTTTATAGGTGCAGATCTGAGATTGGGTCCATGGAATACATTTGTGGCGACAAGTGATAGTTCAATGTGCTTTGCTTTTGCTGCATCATATGGTGGTCAAATTTTTGGGAATATTGCACAGATGAATTTCTTGGTTGGTTATGATTTAAAGAATAAGAGAGTATCCTTTAAGGCTACTGATTGTTCTAAATAA